A single region of the Solwaraspora sp. WMMD406 genome encodes:
- a CDS encoding amino acid ABC transporter permease: MRVLVDYFDVFVGGFWLTLQLCVLAATGALLIGTFVAVLRISPVPPLRWLGSAYVTIFRNVPLTIVMFFSAFGLPALGSNADFLRIPGLSIIFSRLGIDLPYFRFAVLALSVYTGAFVCEAIRSGINAVPPGQAEAARAIGLTFTQNLRHVVLPQAWKAAIVPLGSVIIAMIKNSALAGFFGVVGDLSNSAQSLTSSGGEPIIPVFIGISIGFLIMTVPLGVLLDRIESRRAVAR; the protein is encoded by the coding sequence GTGAGAGTCCTCGTCGACTACTTCGACGTCTTCGTCGGAGGCTTCTGGCTCACCCTGCAGCTCTGCGTCCTCGCCGCGACCGGTGCCCTGCTGATCGGCACGTTCGTCGCGGTTCTGCGGATCTCGCCGGTGCCGCCGCTACGCTGGCTCGGCTCGGCCTACGTCACGATCTTCCGCAACGTCCCGCTGACCATCGTGATGTTCTTCTCCGCGTTCGGGCTGCCGGCGCTCGGTTCGAACGCCGACTTCCTGCGCATCCCGGGACTGTCGATCATCTTCTCCCGGCTCGGGATCGACCTGCCGTACTTCCGGTTCGCGGTCCTCGCCCTCAGCGTCTACACCGGAGCGTTCGTCTGCGAGGCGATCCGCAGCGGGATCAACGCCGTGCCGCCGGGGCAGGCCGAAGCGGCCCGCGCGATCGGGTTGACCTTCACCCAGAATCTGCGGCACGTCGTTCTGCCGCAGGCATGGAAGGCCGCGATCGTCCCGTTGGGCAGCGTGATCATCGCGATGATCAAGAACTCGGCGCTGGCCGGCTTCTTCGGCGTGGTGGGTGACCTGTCCAACTCGGCGCAGAGCCTGACCAGTTCCGGCGGTGAGCCGATCATCCCGGTGTTCATCGGCATCTCGATCGGCTTCCTGATCATGACGGTGCCGCTGGGCGTCCTGCTCGACCGGATCGAGAGCCGCCGGGCGGTGGCCAGGTGA
- the miaB gene encoding tRNA (N6-isopentenyl adenosine(37)-C2)-methylthiotransferase MiaB — MTTSAAHPRHSRTYQVRTYGCQMNVHDSERISGLLEAAGYVRAGESDDPDVVVFNTCAVRENADNRLYGNLGHLRPVKERQPGMQIAVGGCLAQKDRGEIVKRAPWVDVVFGTHNIGSLPVLLDRARHNAAAEVEILESLDVFPSTLPARRESTYAGWVSISVGCNNTCTFCIVPSLRGREKDRRPGDVLAEVRALVDEGVLEVTLLGQNVNSYGVEFGDRFAFGKLLRACGTVDGLERVRFTSPHPKDFTDDVIAAMAETPNVCHSLHMPLQSGSDDVLRAMRRSYRADRYLGIIDKVRAAMPDAAITTDIIVGFPGETDADFERTLDVVRAARFSSAFTFQYSKRPGTPAADMPGQVPKAVVRERYERLVACLEEITWAENRRLLGRTVEVLVAVGEGRKDDRTGRLSGRARDGRLVHFDAGSLAGRIRPGDIVETVVSYAAPHHLNADGEPVAHRRTRAGDAYEAGRAPRTGGGVLLGLPTVGAPPTPPLAASACER, encoded by the coding sequence ATGACTACCAGCGCAGCACACCCCCGCCACTCGCGTACCTATCAGGTGCGCACCTACGGCTGCCAGATGAACGTGCACGACTCCGAACGGATCTCCGGCCTGTTGGAAGCGGCCGGTTACGTCCGGGCGGGGGAGTCCGACGATCCGGACGTCGTCGTCTTCAACACCTGCGCCGTACGCGAGAACGCCGACAACCGGCTGTACGGCAACCTCGGCCATCTGCGTCCGGTCAAGGAACGGCAGCCGGGCATGCAGATCGCGGTCGGCGGTTGCCTGGCCCAGAAGGACCGTGGCGAAATCGTCAAACGGGCACCCTGGGTCGACGTCGTCTTCGGCACGCACAACATCGGTTCGTTGCCGGTGCTGCTCGACCGGGCCCGGCACAATGCGGCAGCCGAGGTGGAGATCCTGGAGTCGTTGGACGTCTTCCCGTCCACGCTGCCGGCCCGCCGGGAATCGACCTACGCCGGCTGGGTGTCGATCTCGGTCGGCTGCAACAACACCTGCACCTTCTGTATCGTGCCGTCGCTGCGCGGCCGGGAGAAGGACCGCCGGCCGGGCGACGTCCTGGCCGAGGTACGGGCACTGGTCGACGAGGGCGTGCTGGAGGTGACCCTGCTCGGCCAGAACGTCAATTCGTACGGTGTCGAGTTCGGTGACCGGTTCGCGTTCGGCAAGCTGCTGCGCGCCTGCGGTACGGTCGACGGACTGGAGCGGGTCCGGTTCACCAGCCCGCACCCGAAGGATTTCACCGACGACGTGATCGCCGCGATGGCCGAGACGCCGAACGTCTGCCATTCGCTGCACATGCCGTTGCAGTCCGGATCCGACGACGTTCTGCGCGCGATGCGCCGCTCCTACCGGGCCGACCGCTATCTGGGCATCATCGACAAGGTGCGTGCGGCGATGCCGGACGCGGCGATCACCACCGACATCATCGTCGGTTTTCCCGGCGAGACGGATGCCGATTTCGAGCGGACCCTGGACGTGGTGCGCGCAGCTCGTTTCTCGTCGGCTTTCACGTTCCAGTATTCGAAGCGTCCCGGTACTCCGGCGGCCGACATGCCGGGCCAGGTGCCGAAGGCGGTGGTGCGGGAGCGCTACGAGCGCCTCGTCGCCTGCCTGGAGGAGATCACCTGGGCGGAGAACCGTCGGCTGCTCGGGCGTACCGTCGAGGTTCTGGTCGCGGTCGGCGAGGGCCGCAAGGACGACCGGACCGGTCGGCTGTCCGGCCGGGCCCGCGACGGCCGGCTGGTGCACTTCGACGCGGGTTCCCTGGCCGGGCGGATCCGGCCGGGCGACATCGTCGAGACCGTGGTCAGCTACGCCGCCCCGCATCACCTCAACGCCGACGGTGAGCCGGTCGCCCACCGGCGGACCCGGGCCGGCGACGCCTACGAGGCCGGCCGGGCTCCCCGTACCGGTGGTGGTGTGCTGCTGGGTCTGCCGACCGTGGGCGCGCCGCCGACGCCGCCGCTGGCCGCGTCGGCCTGCGAGCGCTGA
- the recA gene encoding recombinase RecA yields MAAVPDKEKALDLALAQIDKQFGKGSVMRLGERPVIQTAVIPTGSIALDVALGVGGLPRGRVVEIYGPESSGKTTVALHAVANAQRAGGIAAFIDAEHALDPDYAKALGVDTDAMLVSQPDTGEQALEIADMLIRSGALDIVVIDSVAALVPRAEIEGEMGDSHVGLQARLMSQALRKITGVLSSTGTTAIFINQLREKIGVMFGSPETTTGGRALKFYASVRLDVRRIESLKDGTDVVGNRTRVKVVKNKVSAPFKQAEFDIMYGKGISREGSLIDVGVEQSIIRKSGAWYTYDGDQLGQGKEKAREFLRENPDVAAEIEKKILEKLGVGAYGADEAGGPELPPVDF; encoded by the coding sequence ATGGCGGCAGTGCCTGACAAGGAAAAGGCGCTCGATCTGGCGCTGGCTCAGATCGACAAACAGTTCGGCAAGGGCTCGGTGATGCGGCTGGGCGAGCGGCCGGTCATCCAGACCGCGGTGATTCCCACCGGGTCGATCGCGCTCGACGTGGCTCTCGGAGTGGGTGGGCTGCCCCGGGGCCGGGTGGTCGAGATCTACGGTCCGGAGAGCAGCGGTAAGACCACGGTGGCGTTGCACGCGGTGGCCAACGCCCAGCGGGCCGGTGGCATCGCGGCCTTCATCGACGCCGAGCACGCGCTCGACCCCGACTACGCCAAGGCGCTCGGGGTGGACACCGACGCCATGCTGGTCTCCCAGCCGGACACCGGTGAGCAGGCTCTGGAGATCGCCGACATGCTGATCCGGTCCGGCGCGCTGGACATCGTCGTCATCGACTCGGTCGCCGCCCTGGTGCCGCGGGCCGAGATCGAGGGCGAGATGGGCGACAGCCACGTCGGTCTGCAGGCCCGGCTGATGAGCCAGGCGCTTCGGAAGATCACCGGTGTGCTGAGCAGCACCGGCACCACGGCGATCTTCATCAACCAGCTCCGCGAGAAGATCGGTGTGATGTTCGGCTCGCCGGAGACCACCACCGGTGGCCGGGCGTTGAAGTTCTACGCCTCGGTGCGGCTCGACGTCCGACGGATCGAGAGCCTCAAGGACGGCACCGACGTCGTCGGCAACCGGACCAGGGTCAAGGTCGTCAAGAACAAGGTCTCCGCGCCGTTCAAGCAGGCCGAGTTCGACATCATGTACGGCAAGGGCATCTCCCGGGAGGGCTCGCTGATCGACGTCGGCGTCGAACAGTCGATCATCCGTAAGTCCGGTGCCTGGTACACCTACGACGGTGACCAGCTCGGTCAGGGTAAGGAGAAGGCTCGCGAGTTCCTCCGGGAAAATCCGGACGTCGCCGCCGAGATCGAGAAGAAGATCCTGGAGAAGCTCGGAGTCGGGGCATACGGCGCGGACGAGGCCGGTGGTCCCGAGCTGCCGCCGGTCGACTTCTAG
- a CDS encoding amino acid ABC transporter ATP-binding protein translates to MVHGQGRCVPVTTSQPLIMLSGVNKWFGPLHVLDDVDLSVERGEVVVVIGPSGSGKSTLCRAINRLEPIDSGTITFDGRPLPAEGRALARLRSEVGMVFQSFNLFAHKTILENVTLGPRKVRKEKASEVRDRAMQLLDRVGIANQAGKFPAQLSGGQQQRAAIARALAMQPKAMLFDEPTSALDPEMVGEVLDVMTSLAREGMTMVVVTHEMGFARHAANRVIFMADGQLVEDAPPAEFFANPRSDRAKDFLSKILTH, encoded by the coding sequence ATGGTGCATGGACAGGGACGGTGCGTGCCGGTGACAACGAGTCAACCTCTGATCATGCTCAGTGGGGTTAACAAGTGGTTCGGCCCGCTGCACGTACTCGACGATGTCGACCTCTCGGTCGAACGCGGCGAAGTGGTGGTGGTGATCGGGCCGTCCGGCTCCGGAAAGTCCACCCTGTGCCGCGCGATCAACCGTCTGGAACCGATCGACTCCGGCACGATCACCTTCGACGGACGGCCGTTGCCGGCCGAGGGTCGGGCCCTCGCCCGCCTGCGCAGCGAGGTCGGGATGGTCTTCCAGTCGTTCAACCTCTTCGCCCACAAGACGATCCTGGAGAACGTGACGCTGGGGCCACGCAAGGTCCGCAAGGAGAAGGCGTCGGAGGTCCGGGACCGCGCGATGCAGCTGCTCGACCGGGTCGGCATCGCCAACCAGGCCGGCAAGTTCCCGGCCCAGCTCTCCGGCGGCCAGCAGCAGCGGGCGGCGATCGCCCGGGCCCTGGCGATGCAGCCCAAGGCGATGCTGTTCGACGAGCCGACCAGCGCGCTCGACCCGGAGATGGTCGGCGAGGTGTTGGACGTGATGACCTCGCTGGCCCGGGAGGGGATGACCATGGTCGTCGTCACCCACGAGATGGGCTTCGCCCGGCACGCCGCCAACCGGGTCATCTTCATGGCGGACGGGCAGCTGGTCGAGGACGCCCCACCGGCGGAGTTCTTCGCCAACCCGCGCAGCGACCGGGCCAAGGACTTCCTGTCCAAGATCCTCACCCACTGA
- the miaA gene encoding tRNA (adenosine(37)-N6)-dimethylallyltransferase MiaA, whose translation MSTNAGPVRRTAVTVRPDRVVAVIGPTAAGKSALSIALAYELDAEVVNADSMQLYQGLDIGTAKLTLDERAGVPHHLLDIWPVTAPASVAEYQRLARAAIDDIFRRGRLPLLVGGSGLYVRAVLEKFDFPGTEPALRERLEAELAELGPAVLHARLAAADPEAASAILPGNGRRIVRALEVIELTGRPFTAALPDPVPHYDAVQLGVDLATDQLDQRIAVRVDRMWSAGLVAETHDLIARGLRAGRTASRALGYQQVLRMIDGDCTDAQARADTVRATRRFVRRQRSWFRRDGRVRWLDAAGDDLLAAARAALTSARTHQ comes from the coding sequence GTGAGCACCAACGCCGGGCCGGTACGGCGTACCGCCGTGACGGTCCGCCCCGACCGGGTGGTGGCGGTGATCGGCCCGACCGCCGCCGGCAAGTCGGCGCTGAGCATCGCGCTGGCGTACGAACTCGACGCCGAGGTGGTCAACGCCGATTCGATGCAGCTCTACCAGGGGCTGGACATCGGCACCGCCAAGCTGACCCTCGACGAACGTGCCGGCGTACCGCATCACCTGCTCGACATCTGGCCGGTGACCGCGCCGGCCAGCGTCGCCGAATACCAGCGGCTGGCCCGGGCGGCGATCGACGACATTTTCCGCCGTGGCCGGCTGCCGCTGCTGGTCGGCGGCTCCGGCCTCTACGTCCGCGCCGTGTTGGAGAAGTTCGACTTTCCCGGCACCGAGCCGGCGCTCCGCGAGCGACTGGAGGCAGAACTTGCCGAGCTCGGCCCGGCGGTCCTGCATGCCCGGCTGGCGGCGGCGGACCCCGAGGCCGCCAGCGCCATCCTGCCCGGCAACGGTCGCCGTATCGTCCGCGCGTTGGAGGTGATCGAACTGACCGGCCGGCCGTTCACCGCCGCGTTGCCCGACCCGGTGCCGCACTACGACGCCGTACAACTCGGCGTCGACCTGGCCACCGATCAGCTCGACCAGCGGATTGCCGTACGGGTCGACCGGATGTGGTCGGCCGGCCTGGTCGCGGAGACCCACGACCTGATCGCGCGGGGCCTGCGCGCCGGCCGTACGGCGAGCCGCGCGCTCGGCTACCAGCAGGTGCTCCGGATGATCGACGGTGACTGCACCGACGCGCAGGCGCGGGCCGACACGGTACGGGCGACCCGACGGTTCGTCCGCCGGCAACGTTCCTGGTTTCGCCGCGACGGACGGGTGCGCTGGCTGGACGCGGCCGGCGACGATCTGCTCGCCGCCGCCCGGGCCGCCCTGACCAGCGCCCGAACCCACCAATAG
- a CDS encoding glutamate ABC transporter substrate-binding protein — translation MRISRVAAVAAAATLALSMTACGDNAETGGENPDVATPSFEAGTTMAELNEAQKIVVGTKFDQPGFGKQGLDGKPVGFDVEIAKLIAAELGIPAENIEYIETPSAVREEVIEQDKVDIVVATYTINDKRKERIDFAGPYYVAGQHIMVRADDDSITGPESFEAGDKKVCTAQGTTPAENIAQYLANPGEQLVLFDVYQRCVDALRGGQVDAVTTDNVILLGFIADNGDEFKLAGEQFTEEPYGIGLKKGDDAFRDFINDTLEKIYEDGSYAAAWESTAGEFDDNTPEGPAVNRY, via the coding sequence ATGCGCATCTCACGCGTGGCGGCGGTAGCCGCGGCGGCCACCTTGGCGTTGTCCATGACGGCCTGTGGTGACAACGCGGAAACCGGCGGTGAGAACCCCGACGTGGCGACCCCGAGCTTCGAGGCCGGCACCACGATGGCCGAGCTCAACGAGGCCCAGAAGATCGTCGTCGGCACGAAGTTCGACCAGCCCGGTTTCGGCAAGCAGGGGCTCGACGGCAAGCCGGTGGGCTTCGACGTCGAGATCGCCAAGCTGATCGCGGCCGAGCTGGGCATCCCGGCCGAGAACATCGAATACATCGAGACCCCCTCGGCGGTCCGCGAAGAGGTGATCGAGCAGGACAAGGTCGACATCGTGGTGGCCACCTACACGATCAACGACAAGCGCAAGGAGCGGATCGACTTCGCCGGGCCGTACTACGTCGCCGGACAGCACATCATGGTCCGCGCCGACGACGACTCGATCACCGGTCCGGAGTCGTTCGAGGCCGGCGACAAGAAGGTTTGCACCGCCCAGGGCACCACGCCGGCGGAGAACATCGCCCAGTATTTGGCGAACCCCGGCGAGCAGCTGGTGCTGTTCGACGTCTACCAGCGCTGCGTCGACGCGCTGCGCGGCGGCCAGGTCGACGCCGTCACCACCGACAACGTCATCCTGCTCGGCTTCATCGCCGACAACGGGGACGAGTTCAAGCTCGCTGGCGAGCAGTTCACCGAGGAGCCGTACGGCATCGGCCTGAAGAAGGGCGACGACGCCTTCCGGGACTTCATCAACGACACGTTGGAGAAGATCTACGAGGACGGCTCCTACGCCGCCGCGTGGGAATCCACCGCCGGCGAGTTCGACGACAACACGCCCGAAGGCCCGGCGGTCAACCGCTACTGA
- a CDS encoding regulatory protein RecX, producing MAGRRRGARTGRGWDAAPPRPRATRTDDSASAGGPAGAPNGGSTDGRATPVPARESPPVDEAQRARDICLRQLAARPRTRAELATVLRRRGISDDVAQSVLQRYDEVGMIDDAAFASAWVTSRHHGRGLARRSLAVELRQRGVDPETAREALDGLDEATEQSTARELVDRKLRTIHGPPVAVFRRLVGMLARKGYSAGVAVPVVRAALAAQSAEAADFTASVDADAMIDAAPDPDVGTDWST from the coding sequence GTGGCCGGACGGCGGCGCGGCGCGCGGACCGGGCGGGGCTGGGACGCTGCACCGCCCCGCCCGCGCGCCACTCGCACGGACGACAGCGCGTCGGCGGGCGGCCCGGCCGGCGCGCCCAACGGCGGATCGACCGACGGGCGAGCGACCCCGGTGCCGGCCCGCGAGTCGCCACCGGTCGACGAGGCGCAGCGGGCTCGTGACATCTGCCTGCGGCAGCTCGCGGCCCGCCCCCGCACCCGCGCCGAGCTCGCTACCGTCCTGCGGCGGCGGGGCATCTCCGACGACGTCGCGCAGTCGGTCCTTCAGCGCTACGACGAGGTCGGGATGATCGACGACGCCGCGTTCGCCAGCGCCTGGGTGACCAGCCGTCATCACGGACGTGGTCTCGCCCGCCGTAGCCTCGCCGTCGAACTGCGACAACGGGGGGTCGACCCGGAGACCGCCCGCGAGGCCCTGGACGGGCTCGACGAGGCCACCGAACAATCCACCGCACGTGAGCTGGTCGACCGCAAGCTTCGGACCATCCACGGGCCGCCGGTCGCGGTCTTCCGCCGGCTGGTCGGGATGTTGGCCCGCAAGGGCTACTCCGCCGGCGTCGCGGTGCCGGTGGTACGGGCGGCGCTCGCCGCCCAGAGCGCCGAGGCGGCCGATTTCACCGCCTCGGTGGACGCCGACGCGATGATCGATGCCGCGCCGGACCCGGATGTTGGAACCGACTGGTCCACCTGA
- the rny gene encoding ribonuclease Y: protein MTGLEWGLLAAIVVLAAAVLAGLVFGARTLRQLTVPASTPVPTEEDPAFVAARDRQEQSLAALRTAADEASSAVEQAKAAAAAARTDAAAAKAEASAARAEARRVLDAARAEADTILERAHRQAEAEAEQVRAAARRSGEREIAMLSRTVKEQSVELDRRGQRMDERERQHAEEADRVAERDRRLSATAAELAERKAALAAREADLVEAEDRWLRELERVAGLTAEAARGELVEAIEGQAKREAAILVRDIEADARNTADQRARHIVVDAIQRVASEQTAESVVSVLHLPGDEMKGRIIGREGRNIRAFESVTGVNLIIDDTPEAVLLSCFDPVRREIGRLTLEKLVLDGRIHPHRIEEVFETAKQEVEQLCQRAAEDALVDVGITEIHPELTTLLGRLRYRTSYGQNVLKHLVETAHIAGVMAAELRLDVPLIKRCAFLHDIGKALTHEVEGSHALIGADVARKYGESEDVVHAIEAHHNEVAPQTVEAVLTQASDACSGGRPGARRESLEAYVKRLERIEEIAAGKLGVEKVFAMQAGREIRVMVKPDDVDDIGAAVLARDVAKQIEEELTYPGQIRVTVVRESRVTEIAR from the coding sequence ATGACTGGCCTGGAATGGGGACTGCTCGCCGCGATCGTGGTCCTCGCAGCGGCCGTACTGGCCGGACTCGTGTTCGGCGCCCGCACGTTACGGCAGCTCACCGTTCCCGCGTCCACACCGGTGCCCACCGAGGAGGACCCCGCCTTCGTCGCCGCCCGCGACCGTCAGGAACAGTCCCTGGCCGCGTTGCGCACCGCGGCCGACGAGGCCTCGTCCGCCGTCGAGCAGGCCAAAGCCGCCGCCGCTGCCGCCCGTACCGACGCGGCGGCGGCCAAGGCCGAGGCCAGCGCGGCCCGCGCGGAGGCCCGCCGGGTACTCGACGCGGCCCGCGCCGAAGCCGACACCATCCTGGAACGCGCACACCGCCAGGCCGAGGCCGAAGCCGAGCAGGTACGGGCGGCAGCCCGGCGCAGCGGTGAACGGGAGATCGCCATGCTCTCCCGTACCGTCAAGGAACAGTCCGTCGAACTCGACCGACGCGGCCAGCGGATGGACGAGCGGGAACGCCAACACGCCGAAGAGGCCGACCGGGTCGCCGAGCGCGACCGTCGCCTGAGCGCGACCGCCGCCGAACTCGCCGAACGCAAAGCGGCACTGGCTGCCCGGGAAGCCGACCTGGTCGAGGCGGAGGACCGCTGGCTCCGCGAACTGGAACGGGTGGCCGGTCTGACCGCCGAAGCGGCCCGTGGCGAACTCGTCGAGGCGATCGAGGGCCAGGCCAAGCGGGAAGCGGCGATCCTCGTCCGGGACATCGAGGCCGACGCCCGCAACACCGCCGACCAGCGGGCCCGGCACATCGTGGTCGACGCCATCCAACGGGTGGCCAGCGAGCAGACCGCCGAGAGCGTGGTCAGTGTCCTGCACCTGCCCGGCGACGAGATGAAGGGCCGGATCATCGGCCGCGAAGGCCGTAACATCCGGGCCTTCGAATCGGTCACCGGGGTGAACCTGATCATCGACGACACCCCCGAGGCGGTGCTGCTGTCCTGCTTCGACCCGGTACGCCGGGAGATCGGCCGGCTGACCCTGGAGAAGCTGGTCCTCGACGGTCGGATCCACCCGCACCGGATCGAAGAGGTGTTCGAAACCGCCAAACAAGAGGTCGAGCAGCTGTGCCAGCGCGCGGCCGAGGACGCTCTCGTCGACGTCGGGATCACCGAGATCCACCCGGAGCTGACCACCCTCCTCGGCCGGCTGCGCTACCGGACCTCGTACGGGCAGAACGTGCTCAAACACCTGGTCGAGACCGCGCACATCGCCGGCGTGATGGCCGCCGAACTGCGCCTCGACGTGCCGCTGATCAAGCGGTGCGCGTTCCTGCACGACATCGGCAAGGCACTCACCCACGAGGTGGAGGGCAGCCACGCGCTGATCGGCGCCGACGTCGCCCGCAAGTATGGCGAATCCGAAGACGTGGTGCACGCGATCGAAGCCCACCACAACGAGGTCGCGCCGCAGACCGTCGAAGCGGTGTTGACCCAGGCCTCCGACGCCTGCTCCGGCGGTCGGCCGGGGGCCCGCCGGGAAAGCCTGGAGGCGTACGTCAAGCGGCTCGAACGCATCGAGGAGATCGCCGCCGGCAAGCTCGGGGTCGAGAAGGTCTTCGCCATGCAGGCCGGTCGGGAGATCCGGGTCATGGTCAAGCCTGACGACGTCGACGACATCGGCGCGGCGGTGCTGGCTCGGGACGTGGCCAAGCAGATCGAGGAAGAACTCACCTATCCCGGCCAGATCCGGGTGACGGTCGTCCGCGAGTCCCGGGTCACCGAGATCGCCCGTTGA
- a CDS encoding amino acid ABC transporter permease yields the protein MSQQSVLYDAPGPRARLVTLIASVLSAIAAAIGVYFLVYRPLAARDQFTMEKWGPLIDPGNEVFHLVWARLGEGFRATLIAAGLAIVSSLVLGTALAVVRIQLKALMRRRFTNLATPAAMALRVGSWTLNAVSRFCVEVFRGLPVVITIFFVARGLPEFGIDLGTALWYLVIGLTIYNMVVIGEILRSGMEGLPSGQREAAAAIGLSSFQTTRMILLPQAFRIMLPSLISQLIVVLKDTSLGFIISYQETLRISTFLIQNLDNPIQVYAVVGAIFIAINYTLSKVAELVQRTLARGRRTADATAPTPPPSTLAAQQPGAGSTPGAA from the coding sequence ATGAGTCAGCAGAGCGTGTTGTACGACGCGCCCGGCCCCCGGGCTCGCCTGGTGACCCTGATCGCCAGCGTGCTGTCCGCGATCGCCGCCGCGATCGGGGTGTACTTCCTCGTCTACCGGCCGCTCGCCGCCCGGGACCAGTTCACGATGGAGAAGTGGGGTCCGCTGATCGACCCCGGCAACGAGGTCTTCCACTTGGTGTGGGCGCGACTCGGCGAGGGCTTCCGGGCCACGTTGATCGCCGCCGGCCTGGCGATCGTGTCGTCCTTGGTGCTCGGCACGGCGCTGGCGGTCGTGCGGATCCAGCTCAAGGCGCTGATGCGTCGCCGGTTCACCAACCTGGCCACGCCAGCGGCGATGGCGCTGCGGGTCGGCAGTTGGACGCTCAACGCGGTCAGCCGCTTCTGCGTCGAGGTGTTCCGCGGGTTGCCGGTGGTCATCACGATCTTCTTCGTGGCTCGCGGGCTGCCCGAGTTCGGCATCGATCTGGGTACCGCGCTGTGGTACCTGGTCATCGGGCTCACGATCTACAACATGGTCGTCATCGGCGAGATCCTGCGGTCCGGGATGGAGGGACTGCCGTCCGGGCAGCGGGAAGCCGCCGCCGCGATCGGCCTGTCGTCGTTCCAGACCACCCGGATGATCCTGCTCCCCCAGGCCTTCCGGATCATGCTGCCGTCGCTGATCAGCCAGCTGATCGTCGTGCTGAAGGACACCTCGCTCGGCTTCATCATCAGCTACCAGGAGACCCTGCGGATCAGCACGTTCCTCATCCAGAACCTGGACAACCCGATCCAGGTGTACGCCGTCGTCGGCGCGATCTTCATCGCGATCAACTACACCTTGTCGAAGGTGGCGGAGCTGGTGCAACGGACGCTGGCGCGCGGTCGGCGCACCGCCGACGCGACGGCGCCGACCCCGCCGCCGTCCACCCTGGCCGCCCAGCAGCCAGGAGCCGGCTCGACCCCGGGCGCCGCCTGA
- a CDS encoding DUF349 domain-containing protein, which translates to MSDWTSFGRVDADGTVYVKTAEGERAVGSWQAGAPEEGLAHFARRFADLVTEVDLTEARLQSGAADAAHSLTTIRRLRASLADAHVVGDLDSLAARLDKLAAVADEKSVEARAAREAARVEALARKTALVEEAEKLAAESTGWKTAGDRFKEILDEWKTIRGVDKKTDGELWKRFAAARDAFTRRRGAHFATLDTQRKQAQAAKNELVAEAEALADSTEWAATANRLKELMTEWKAAPRASKEAEQKLWERFRAAQDAFFTRRSEVFSARDAEQRSNLERKQALLTELEALDVDSDARLAQAKLREIQGQWHDIGRVPREASAGLDRRLRAAEDRIREAMDSAWRRTEPSANPLLTQMREQVAEAEQRLARAQAAGDAKRIREAEKALAGKRQFLELAEKAG; encoded by the coding sequence ATGAGCGACTGGACGTCCTTCGGACGGGTTGATGCCGACGGCACGGTCTACGTCAAGACGGCCGAGGGAGAACGGGCGGTCGGTTCCTGGCAGGCGGGGGCACCAGAGGAAGGGCTGGCGCACTTCGCCCGGCGCTTCGCCGATCTGGTGACCGAGGTCGATCTGACCGAGGCCCGGCTGCAGTCCGGAGCCGCCGACGCCGCGCACTCGCTCACCACGATCCGCCGGCTTCGGGCGTCGTTGGCCGACGCGCACGTGGTCGGAGATCTCGATTCGCTGGCGGCACGCCTGGACAAGCTCGCGGCGGTGGCCGACGAGAAGTCGGTGGAGGCTCGGGCGGCTCGCGAGGCGGCCCGGGTCGAGGCACTGGCCCGCAAGACCGCGTTGGTCGAAGAGGCCGAGAAGTTGGCCGCGGAGTCGACCGGTTGGAAGACCGCCGGTGACCGGTTCAAGGAAATCCTGGACGAGTGGAAGACGATCCGCGGCGTCGACAAAAAGACCGACGGCGAACTGTGGAAGCGGTTCGCCGCCGCCCGGGACGCCTTCACCCGACGTCGTGGTGCGCACTTCGCCACGTTGGACACTCAGCGCAAGCAGGCGCAGGCGGCCAAGAACGAGCTGGTCGCCGAAGCGGAGGCGTTGGCTGACTCCACGGAGTGGGCGGCCACCGCCAACCGGCTCAAGGAGCTGATGACCGAGTGGAAGGCAGCGCCACGGGCCTCGAAGGAGGCCGAGCAGAAGCTCTGGGAACGCTTCCGGGCCGCCCAGGACGCGTTCTTCACCCGGCGCAGCGAGGTCTTCTCGGCGCGCGACGCCGAGCAGCGGAGCAACCTGGAGCGCAAGCAGGCGCTGCTGACCGAACTCGAGGCGCTCGACGTCGACAGCGACGCACGCCTCGCGCAGGCCAAACTGCGGGAGATCCAGGGCCAGTGGCACGACATCGGCCGAGTGCCCCGGGAGGCGTCCGCCGGGCTGGACCGTCGGCTGCGCGCGGCCGAGGATCGGATACGCGAGGCGATGGACTCGGCGTGGCGGCGGACCGAGCCGTCGGCCAACCCGCTGTTGACCCAGATGCGCGAGCAGGTCGCCGAGGCAGAGCAGCGGCTCGCCCGCGCGCAGGCGGCGGGCGACGCGAAGCGGATCCGGGAGGCGGAGAAGGCCCTGGCCGGTAAGCGCCAGTTCCTGGAACTCGCCGAGAAGGCCGGCTGA